In Thermomicrobiales bacterium, the genomic stretch TCGACGAGGCGCTCGCCGAGGATGCGCCGCATCTGCATGTCACCGAGCTGCTGCGCAAGGGGCTCTTCCATGGGTTGGGCGAGTTCAAGCTCGATCCCGGGAACTATTGCTATCACCATCAATTTGGCCGGGGGGATCTGGACGCCGCTTTTGCCGAAGCCGATATCGTGGTGGAAGGGAGTACGCTTTCCCGGCGGTCTATCAATACGCCATGGAAACCCACACCACCATCGCCGAGTGGAATCACGCCGGCGATGAGGTGACGTTGCATTCCAACTGCCAGCATCCCTTCCTGGTGCGGGCCGAGATTGCCGATCTTTTCCAGCTTCCGGTCGCCAGCGTGCGCATCGTGGTTCCCTGGCTGGGGGCGGGTTCGGCAGCAAGTCGTACACCAAGATGGAACCGATCACGGTCGCGCTCGCCCGCAAGGCGAAACGTCCGGTGCGGATCCAGAACAGCGTCGACGAATCGATGGTCACGACCCGACGGCATGGCATGAAGGCGTGGATGCGCACGGGGGCTCGCAAGGATGGCACCCTGCTGGCCCGCGAGGTGCGCGCCTGGTTCGATACCGGCGCGTATGCCGACAATGGGCCGCGGGTGGTTGCCACCGGGGCGGACGCGGCGCCCGGTCCCTACCGCTGGACCGCGGTCGATGTCAATGCCTGGGGCGTCTACACGAACACCTCTCCCGCCGGATCGTATCGCGCGTTCGGCGCGTCGCACCTGCAATGGGTGGGCGAATGCCAGATCGACGAGATCGGCCGTCGTTGCGGGCTCGACGGGGTGGAGATGCGTGAGCTCAACCTGCTGGAGCCGGGCGAGTACGTGCGTCCGGGCGGCAAACCGCTCGACGCGGACCTCAAAGGCGACATTCGCAAGTGCGCCAACAATCTCGATTGGGATTCCCCCAAGCCGGCGAATGTCGGGCGTGGGGTGAGCGTTGGGTTGCTGGCGGCGGGCGCGCACCCGGTCAGCACCGCGTTCGCGCGTATGGAAGCCGATGGCAAGGTCGTGCTCTATGTCTCCTCGACCGATATGGGGCAGGGGGCGCGCACGGTGTTCAGCCAGATCGTTGCGGAAGAACTGGCGTTGACCGTCGATCATGTACGGGTCATGGGGGGCGACACCCAGGTGACGCCGTACGACCGTTCGACTGGCGCCAGCCGTTCGACCACGCTGGCGGGAATGGCGGTTCTGCGTTCCGGAACGGAATTGCGCGAGCAGTTGTTCGATATCGCCAGTCAGAAGTTCGGATTGCCGAAAGAAGCGCTCGAGATGCGCGATGGCGCCATCTGGCACGAGGACGAATCGATTACCTATCCCGATCTCATCAAGGCGCATTTCGGCATGGTCGGCGGTGAGCTGATCGGCCGGGGCGAGGTGCGGCCGGAGCACGGCAGCGGCTCCTATGCCGAAGGACCGGTTTTTTGGGAGGTCTGCATCGGGGGAATCGAGCTGGAAGTCGATCCCGATACCGGCAAGATCACCCTGCTCAAGACTGCCAGCGTGGCCGATGTCGGCAAGGCGCTCAATCCCAAACAGGTAGAGACCCAGGAGATGGGCGGTCTGATGCAGGGCATCGGCAACGCCATCTACGAAGAGATGATTTACGACCCATCCAGCGGGCAACTGACCAACGGCTCGCTCTTCGACTACCACATCCCGACTATGCTCGACCTGCCGGATTCGCACCGCTCGACCATCGTGGAGAATGCCGACGGTCCTGGGCCGTATGGTTCCAAGGGGGTCGGAGAGGGCGCGCTGGCGGGGGCGATTGCGGCGGTGACAACCGCGTTGGGCGATCTTGGCATCGACCTGCACGAGCTGCCTGCCACGCCCGAGCGCGTCTGGCGGGCGCAGCAACGGCAGCAGGCAGCAGGCAGCACGCAGCATGCAGAACGAGTTGGCGCCGCTGTGGAGAACGATTAGTGGGCAAGAAGTACGAAGTTCGGGCACGTTCGGCAATTTCGGGTACACCGCTTCCGGCGCGGCTGCTCAACGAGGGCGTTTGGATCGACCCGGAGCGCAGTCTGGAGCAGACCGACGAGCACGACGAAGCCGAGGCGCGCTGGCGCTTCTGGCTCGAGACCTACGAGATCAACGTTTTGTTCGACAACCACTGGCTCCTTTCGGCCGGGTGTGAAGAGGAGGGCATCTGATGGCAACACGCGTTTATCTGCTCGACATGGGCACGCTCATGCTCGATATGTCGTTCGTCACCTGGAACCACGGTCAGGGGATCGAATACCGCTTCCCGGTCTTTGCGGTCTATGTCGACACCGGTGACAAGAAGGTGCTGCTCGATACCGGGTTCGAGAAGGATTGGGTGGAGCGGAACCTGCCGTTCGAGAAACCGGAGCAGAGCGAAGACCAGACCATCGTCGCTCAGCTGGCGAGCATCGGGGTGCGGCCGGAAGAGATCGACATCGTCGTCAATTCCCATCTGCATTTCGACCATTGCTCGGGCAACCGGTATTTCCCGGGCGCGCAATTCATCATGAGCAAGACCGAGCTGCGGCATGCCTATGTGCCCGATCCGTGGGAACGGCTGGGGTACGACAAGAACCTGGTCGAGATTCCGGGTGGCAAGTTCACGTTGCTGCCGCCGCTGCACGGATTCGAGTACGAAGTGGCTCCGGGGGTCAGCCTGATCGAAACCCCGGGTCATTCCGAGGGGCATTACTCGTTTGTCGTTCGTCCCACCGGTGAGGCGCCAATGGTCTTCCCGGTGGACGTCGCCTACAACCCGCACAACCTCTACAACAAGGTGCTCATGGGGCTGCATTCCGATCCCCGTGAGCTCCTGGAGTCGATGTACAAGATCGAGAATCTGACCCAGAAGATCGGAGGACGCATCTTCTTTTCGCACGACCCCGAGAGCTTCAAGGGGTACAAGAAGGCGCCGGAGTTTTACGGGGAGTGACGGGGTCGGGGGTCCGGAGTCCGGAGTCCTGGGGCCGGAGTTCTGGGTCCTGAGTCCTGAGCCCCGAGACGATTTCGGTCGTAGTGGAGGGCGTGTCTGCCCTGCGATCGGGCGAAGCCCGATAACGGACGTACGCAACGTGATGGCGGGCACAGGTCCCGCCACTACGACGATGAAGTGGGCATAGGTCCCGCCACATTGATGAAGTGGGCGCTGATGGAGAGAGATTCTTCGCTGCGCTCAGAATGACAAACCGGGGCGATGGCGCGGGTTCGAACCGCGCGGCCCTTCGACGAGAGGTCTTTCCACTTTGGTGGGGACGACGGATGCAATGACGGATGGAACGGTGACAACCCAGCCAATCGTGACGATGGTTGGCATCGACAAGCGGTTCGGGCCGGTGCAGGCCAACGACCAGGTGCATCTCACCCTCTATCCGGGCGAGATCCATGCCGTGCTGGGCGAAAACGGGGCCGGCAAGACGACCCTGATGAACATCCTTTCCGGGATGTACCAACCCGACGCCGGGAGTATCACGCTCGATGGCAAACCGGTCACGATCGGTTCGCCGTCCGAGGCGCTGGCGCTGGGTATTGGCACCGTTTACCAGCATTTCACCCTGGTGCCGAATCTCTCCGTCATCGAAAACGTCATGCTCGGCACCAAGACCGGCTTCGTTCTCAATCTCAGCCGAGGAGAGCAACAACTCAAGGAACTGCTGGCCGGGTTCGAGCTCAACACCGATCCCAATACCGAGGTGCGCCATCTCTCGATCGGGCAGCGGCAGCGGGTGGAGATCGTGAAGGTCCTCTTCCGCGGCACACGCGTGCTCTTGCTGGACGAGCCGACCTCGGTGCTCACCCCTTCTGAGGTCGACGGGCTCTTCCGCATCCTGAAGCGGTTGCGGGAAGAGGGTGTGTCGGTCGTCATCATCACGCACAAGCTGGAAGAGGCGCTCGACGTCAGCGACCGGGTCACCATCTTGCGCGGTGGCAAGAATGTGGGCGAGCTCGGGCCTGTGGAGATCGCGGCAGCGGGACGCGCCGGGGCACGGCAGAAGATCGTGGAGACGATGTTCGGCGGGATGCCGGCGGCGGCCGAAACGTTCCAGCAACATGTCGCCACCGGCAAGACGCTGTTGGAGCTCGTTGGCGTTTCCGCGATGGGAGACCGGGGAGAGATGGCGATCCGCAACCTCTCGCTCCAACTGCGGGCAGGGGAGATCTACGGGATCGCCGGAGTCGATGGCAACGGTCAGAAAGAGCTGGGCGAGATCATCGCCGGGCAACGCAAGACCACCGGCGGCCGCCTCATCTTCGACGACAAGGACTTCACCAACAAAGGCGTGGCGACCCTTTCCAAAGCGGGGATCGGTTACATCACCGACGACCGCATGGGCGAGGGCGTGGTGCCCGGTATGAGCGTGGCGCAGAACGCCGCGCTGAAAACCATCACCCGGTCGCCGTTTTCCAACGGTATCTTCCTGAACCGCAAGGCGATCGAAGAGAATGCCAACAAGCTGATCGAGCAGTTCTCCGTCAAGACCCCAAGCGCCGATACGCGCATCACCCTGCTGTCGGGCGGCAACATCCAAAAGCTGATGCTGGCGCGCGAGCTGGCGATGAATCCGACTGTGATCGTCTGCAACAAGCCGACCTACGGACTTGATCTCAAGACCGCGCAGTTCGTGCTCAAGACGCTGCGCGAGGAAGCCGACAGCGGCAAGGCCGTGCTGCTGATCTCATCGGAGCTGGATGAGATTCTCGAGATCAGTGACCGTATCGGCGTGATCTACAACGGCGAGATCGTGGAGACCTTCGACCGCGCTCAGGTCGATGTGGAAACCATCGGCCGCTTGATGCTGTCCGGCCGGTCTGCTGTCCAGGAGAGCGCCGCATGAACGAACGCGCGCGCATGTCCGGGATCAGCATCTTGCCCATCGCCAGCAGCGTGCTCGCGATCGTCATGGCGTTCGTGATTGGCGGCATCTTCCTGGAAGCCAATGGCAAGGATGCGTTGCACGCCTACCGCATCCTCTTCGAGCGCGGGCTGCTCAACAGCGGCGGACTGACCGAGACCTTCAAGAAAATGGCGCCGATGCTGATCGTCAGCGCCGGGTTGTTGATCGCCCTGCGCGCCAGCGTCTGGAACATCGGTATCGATGGGCAGTTCATGGTCGGGGCGCTGCTGGCCGGTGTGGCGGGAGCGGCGGTGGCCGGATCGGTGCCGAATCCGCTCATGTGGCTGATCGCCGCGCTGGCCGGCATCGTCGGGGGGCTGCTCTGGGCGGTGATTCCGGCGTTGCTGATGGTCAAGTTCAGCCTGAACGAGATCATCACGACGCTGATGATGAACTACGTGGCGGTCAACGTTTGCGCCTGGTTGGTGAAGGGGCCGTTCAAGAACCCGGACGTCGTCGCGCCGCAAACGAAGCAGATCCCATTGGAAGACCGGCTGCCTTTCATCCCCGGCACCGAGGTGCATATCGGCCTGATCGTCGGGTTGCTTTGCGTGGTGGTGGTGGCAATCGTCTTCCGCTCGACGGTCTACGGTTTCTGCATCGACGTGGTGGGGCGCAACCGCAAAGCGGCCATCCATGCCGGGCTGCCGGTGGGGCGGTTGGCCGGGTCGGCGTTGCTGCTCTCCGGCGCGTTTGCGGGATTGGCCGGGGCGAATGACGTGCTGGGTGTGCAGGGGCTCTTCAAGGCCAACTGGAATCCGGGTTACGGGTTCACCGCGTTCGCGCTGGTCTATCTGGCGCGCTTGAACAGCTTGCTCATCATTCCCTTCGCCTTCTTCTTCTCGTTCCTGCTGGTCGGCGGCGATTCGATGCCGCGGCGCGCGGATGTGCCGACCTACTTCGTGGAAATGCTCGAAGGCTTGATGCTCATCTGCTTCGCGGTGGCGGTCTATCTGGAGCGTCGCTGGCATGTCATCTCCGAGCGGCTGCGGG encodes the following:
- a CDS encoding molybdopterin cofactor-binding domain-containing protein, which gives rise to MRELNLLEPGEYVRPGGKPLDADLKGDIRKCANNLDWDSPKPANVGRGVSVGLLAAGAHPVSTAFARMEADGKVVLYVSSTDMGQGARTVFSQIVAEELALTVDHVRVMGGDTQVTPYDRSTGASRSTTLAGMAVLRSGTELREQLFDIASQKFGLPKEALEMRDGAIWHEDESITYPDLIKAHFGMVGGELIGRGEVRPEHGSGSYAEGPVFWEVCIGGIELEVDPDTGKITLLKTASVADVGKALNPKQVETQEMGGLMQGIGNAIYEEMIYDPSSGQLTNGSLFDYHIPTMLDLPDSHRSTIVENADGPGPYGSKGVGEGALAGAIAAVTTALGDLGIDLHELPATPERVWRAQQRQQAAGSTQHAERVGAAVEND
- a CDS encoding ABC transporter ATP-binding protein, producing the protein MTTQPIVTMVGIDKRFGPVQANDQVHLTLYPGEIHAVLGENGAGKTTLMNILSGMYQPDAGSITLDGKPVTIGSPSEALALGIGTVYQHFTLVPNLSVIENVMLGTKTGFVLNLSRGEQQLKELLAGFELNTDPNTEVRHLSIGQRQRVEIVKVLFRGTRVLLLDEPTSVLTPSEVDGLFRILKRLREEGVSVVIITHKLEEALDVSDRVTILRGGKNVGELGPVEIAAAGRAGARQKIVETMFGGMPAAAETFQQHVATGKTLLELVGVSAMGDRGEMAIRNLSLQLRAGEIYGIAGVDGNGQKELGEIIAGQRKTTGGRLIFDDKDFTNKGVATLSKAGIGYITDDRMGEGVVPGMSVAQNAALKTITRSPFSNGIFLNRKAIEENANKLIEQFSVKTPSADTRITLLSGGNIQKLMLARELAMNPTVIVCNKPTYGLDLKTAQFVLKTLREEADSGKAVLLISSELDEILEISDRIGVIYNGEIVETFDRAQVDVETIGRLMLSGRSAVQESAA
- a CDS encoding ABC transporter permease, whose translation is MNERARMSGISILPIASSVLAIVMAFVIGGIFLEANGKDALHAYRILFERGLLNSGGLTETFKKMAPMLIVSAGLLIALRASVWNIGIDGQFMVGALLAGVAGAAVAGSVPNPLMWLIAALAGIVGGLLWAVIPALLMVKFSLNEIITTLMMNYVAVNVCAWLVKGPFKNPDVVAPQTKQIPLEDRLPFIPGTEVHIGLIVGLLCVVVVAIVFRSTVYGFCIDVVGRNRKAAIHAGLPVGRLAGSALLLSGAFAGLAGANDVLGVQGLFKANWNPGYGFTAFALVYLARLNSLLIIPFAFFFSFLLVGGDSMPRRADVPTYFVEMLEGLMLICFAVAVYLERRWHVISERLRGRPDDRVEPETSIGPSALEGLETS
- a CDS encoding N-acyl homoserine lactonase family protein → MATRVYLLDMGTLMLDMSFVTWNHGQGIEYRFPVFAVYVDTGDKKVLLDTGFEKDWVERNLPFEKPEQSEDQTIVAQLASIGVRPEEIDIVVNSHLHFDHCSGNRYFPGAQFIMSKTELRHAYVPDPWERLGYDKNLVEIPGGKFTLLPPLHGFEYEVAPGVSLIETPGHSEGHYSFVVRPTGEAPMVFPVDVAYNPHNLYNKVLMGLHSDPRELLESMYKIENLTQKIGGRIFFSHDPESFKGYKKAPEFYGE